A region of Dermochelys coriacea isolate rDerCor1 chromosome 1, rDerCor1.pri.v4, whole genome shotgun sequence DNA encodes the following proteins:
- the PDE6H gene encoding retinal cone rhodopsin-sensitive cGMP 3',5'-cyclic phosphodiesterase subunit gamma has protein sequence MSDANTLNTTGVATGPTTPRKGPPKFKQRQTRQFKSKPPKKGVKGFGDDIPGMEGLGTDITVICPWEAFSHLELHELAQFGII, from the exons ATGAGCGACGCCAATACCCTCAACACCACAGGAGTGGCAACTGGTCCCACCACACCACGCAAGGGACCTCCCAAGTTCAAGCAAAGGCAGACAAGACAATTCAAAAGCAAGCCCCCAAAGAAAGGAGTAAAAGG GTTTGGAGATGACATTCCAGGTATGGAGGGACTTGGAACAG ATATCACAGTGATCTGTCCATGGGAGGCTTTCAGCCATCTGGAACTGCATGAGCTGGCGCAGTTTGGTATCATCTAA